In the Primulina eburnea isolate SZY01 chromosome 15, ASM2296580v1, whole genome shotgun sequence genome, TGAATGTAATAGATTTTTATCGAGTTtaatataatatcacatattggcaaaaaaaaattacatggaCTCGTATATACTTTTATAGATATTTGTAAACTATGTGGTATAATTATGCAGATTTATATCTTTAATTATAtcttattatttttgtttatttatttgaacTAAAAATTATTTGACATTAATAACATATTTagtttgaaatattatttttatctattagtgcaaataaattttatttaaaataagcttaATCCATATATGTGGGTGTGGGTTTCTTTTAATGTTCGTAAATTTAACAAATGTGTCATGCATTGTTTTAAATCAATAACCTTGTGTTTGGATTGATATGTAATGTGTGAGTTTGTGTGCATATTCAAAAATCTAAAAGGTGTCATTGTATTAAATCAATACtatcgtgtgtgtgtgtgtgtatatatgtcTATATATATGATTAAAACATTATTCATcattgtttaaatattatttttgaataaaaatatgatagtTTATAGACTAActgaaataacaaaaaaaaaatcaatttttattaaaaaaataataaataatttaaattttatttatttataaaattattattattattgttattattatacgGGACAACGAAAATAGACATGATCAGCAAGTTTTAAATTGTTTAAAAACAATGATTGACAAAGTGCtagataacaaaatacaaacatGATAGATTGAAGTTTAAAGTTGTAAATAAATACagcaaaatttaaatttttaaaccaaaaaaaattattttatcaattGTATCATAAAATGTTTTGATAAATTATAGAGATAatcttaatttttattttttaatcatgCAAGAACtgttcaaatatttaatttaagaaTTAAACGGCGTTATAATTTTTTGGGTCATCTTCCTTTATTATTGAAAATTACAATAACTGATATAAACTATAgaataaaaatcacaaaatcgatttcaaaattcaaaaaattatacaaaattaaaaaaaaaattgttttgacttcaaactattttaataataagtgaaataattttttttagaaagtaTTTACGCAAAAATTgactaaaaaaacaaaaaaaataaaaaaaaaatgaagagtAGTGTAAACAACATGGCTAAGATGAGTTGTTTCAAGAATTGTAATCGAGGGAGAGTAGGTATTCCGTAGTTGAATGGAAATGGCTTTTCGATTATAGTTTGGTGGAGATGGAGAAGATAACAAGGAGCTAGGCTGTCACTTAAGTGAGATACGCCTTTGACTTCCGTGCACGTAAAAGTCGTGAACGTGCCACCAATCAGAGACCTGGgcattgttaaaaaaaaaaagaaaacatgtGAAAGCGTCGCCGCACCACCCGTACGCCGTACTAAAGTCTCTTGGACTTTGACTTGGACATTGCTCCTCGGAATGCCCGCTCCCATAATGGGCCTGAGCTTTTATGGATCTATATTGCCTTCTAGCCTGTTCGAAGTTTCTGCTCCGACCCATTTTAAGTGCCCAAAGAGTTGTTGGGTCATAGACTAATAGGTTTCAAAGGCAGCCAAGCGGAAATAGTACGAGGTTTTGGGTTTAAATTTGTCTCCGCTTTGATAGAATTTTGATTCTGATGTTTAGCTTTCTTATCTTTGGATCTCTGGTTACTAAATTTTACTGTAAAATCTGTTTTTTTCGGAAATTTTCATGTTGAATTTATCGAGGCAACAAGAGAACCAAGTGTAACATCTTTGGTGGCCAAGTTTGATGGAATATTGGGACTTGGTTTCAAAGAGATCATCTCTGTTGGAAATGCAACCCATGTATGGTAAGAGTTGGTGGCCAAATTACAATGGGAGAATCAGCCGTTGAATGTGGAAGCCTTTCTTCCGTGCCTAGTGAACCTTTACAATCGGTGAAAAAGTTTTTGAACTCTCCACAAAAGaggtatttatatataaaattcgaTGGTCAAAATAATACCTTAACTCACGAGGATTCTTTAGGGTTGACTTGCTCACAACTGCCATTCTTTCGGGTATCTGAACATTGCATACTCAATGTGGGGGAGAAGGTGATGCAGGGCAATGCGTCAGCGGTTTCACTGGCCTGGATGTTTACATTCCTCCTCCTTGCGGACCACTTTGGTAAGATCCCTGGAGTTTATATTTCTTGAGTTCTTTTCGCAACATAATAATAGTGTCCAGGATCTTGGGAGATATTTTTATGGGCCGCTACCATATCGTGTTTGATTATGGCAAATCGAGAGTTGGTTCGATGAAGCAGCTTAAACTAGTCGATTATATATGTGGCTTCCAAGTTAACTTTAAGACTTAATGATATAGGAGATTTATGTGAATGAGATTTCGTTTTTCTGTTTGATTATCAAATACCACATATTAGGTTGAGAAGTTATTTAGTATAGTCACTCCATAATCTAATGGATATTCTAAAAGAGTTATAACAAGAACACAATTTCACGCTCACTCTAATAACGATTCTGAAACAGGCTAGGATACAATTTGAtgctctcacacacacacacacacatgtagcTCATAAACATGTTGAAAATGCTAAATCAACGATAAAAATTATTGCGAGGGCATAAAGAATAGGCCAATGATCAGTAGTTCGTTAATCTGGAATATATTCAATGCAAACAAAAAATATCCACGTTTTCATCCATGTCATAAAAAACAACCACAAAGAAGAGACGCTATGTATGTTAAATCAACAAGAAAAATAATTGTTAATGCATTATATGTTTCATGATTAAACAAAAGTTTACTCATTTTCGTTGGGGAAAGACTTCTATTTGATTGGACCACTATCCCCATCAGTTTATATGAATGTATTTAATTAGtttgaataatatttaaatgttcggtttgactatttaaaatagtcaaacATACCACTCGAGCATAACATAGGCCCATAAAAGTTGCTACGATATTGGGTTCTGACTTGAGCTAGACCTCACTTAGACACGGACCGGATCTATGGGCTGAAGGCCCAATTGGCATGTCCGAGGCTTTAAATTTATCAACATGACGTCATCTAGTATGTCATTGCCTTGGCATTTCTGAACTCGCAGCGTCATAAGCCAAAAGAAAAAATCAATGCCCGGAATTTGTTCGTTTTCTGCGATCCTATGCGGCAACCTCTAGAACCATTCATGAAATTCGTGGCCCCCTTAATTTTCCCACACAGATTACTTACATATATCCTCATATCCAAGTGGGTTTTGTTTCTCGATATATTTGTATGCACGATATTTGCACGGTTCTTTGATTTTCTTTTACCTTGTTGCGAACTCCTGTTTCTCTGTTTTTGTTAATATCAGTTTGGTTCTTGATATAATCATACTTTCTTCCTGCTTCTTAGGATTGGATACGATCGTGGTTTTCCTAATCTTATCTTATATTTCGTGCTTTGTTTTGATTCTTCAAACGATAAAAACAGTTGAAATTAAGAAAAGGTATAAAAGGGTTTACATTAattctattattttaaaacttcaGCTCCAAATTCATTGAGTCGTCACTAAACTTAATCTTGGGTCTGCTCCTGTTACTACTGCTTTTTTCGATAGTTTTTGCTAAATCTCTGTTTTATAATTTGCTGCGTGATTCCTGGACTGCAGTGATGATATGAAGCGCAATCAAACTTCGTGACTAAATTCCATGGAGGATGGTTGAATAGCCCGTATTTTTGCTCACAGTATCGGTTTCAGTTATTTGTCAGTTGCACTTTTACAGTTTACTAAGCTTTAAAAGCTCTTGGTTCAACCATGTCGGTATTTCACGTACCTGGAGCCTTTAGCAGTTGCCACTCTCAGTTGGATATGAATGTGCTACAAGAGACTATTTCTTACAATGTAATACATATTAATTCATTGATTCATAACGTCAGTTCTATAGTTCCGTCTAGGAGCCTTTATCATAGAAAACAGAAGATCTGCTCTTTTTCTAAGAATTTTGTTAATCAATTCAAAATCCAACGCTTCTCACACCAAGTTACTTCAAAGAGATGGCTGGTAAGCATTATCTTCTTAGTTATCCTTGACAAGCACAGAGCACAATCATAGGACAAGAAATTACTTTTCTCTTCTAtctttttgaaatatatatttttcttctaGTGCCGTTCCCAAGATTCCATTTCACCTGAAAATGAGTATCGCTCATCACGCAATATAGCAATCAGCTTGTTAAGGCGATACCGTAGTTTTGTTGAGCGTGGAGGAGGTGACAACCTAAAAGTATGTCCTATATTTTTTGCTTGTCTGGTTTCTTACAAATACGTTGTTTCTCCTTGCTTATTCACTTATTGAATGATTTCTAGGAGTTCATTATCGCCGGTGTTAATTCTTATGCATTGGGATGCACTGATGAGGGCTTGAGGAAAGAACTTACTGATATGAAGGAATCTGGTGTCGAAATTGAAGCAATGCAGGCTTATGGAGGCAGTACAAGcttaaaatacaagattatCTCCCAAGAAGTTAGTAATCTTATATTTGAGCAAGTGATAAATTTTTTGGAGGGTTCCACGAacctatatatttttttgtttttcactATCAATTCATTTGTGTAGATTGATGAATGCATCTTATGGCTGGGCATTGTGTTTATAACAATTCTTTGTACACCACAACCAACTGTAGTTCGATGGTCATCCACGCCTTCAGTGTCAGATAAGATGCTGCTCCAATGGAAGGGTTTCTGTGCAATCATAGCGAATGCATACTACATGAGAGGAATGGCTTGGTAAGATACTGTTGGCTTTTTTCAATCTtattctttcaattttttttgttaaaaaagtTGATGTTCAATCCCCGCCTATCTTTCCATATGATTTACCCAATACCTTATCCATATTGGTCCAAAAACTATTGATAAATCATACATCACGGAGTATGAACGATTTTTCCTTGTATGTGCGCATTTCATGTTACGTGATTGCTTATGACGACACTCTCATATTGCTTGATAGCTCAACAGATATGCTTTAACATTTTATATCGATAAAGCTTCGGTTTTGGACCAGCAAAGCTGAAATTCCAAATCCTGAAATAATGGATACTGTTTACCTTTATTAACTTTAGGCTTCCTGTGAAGACTCTCCAACTGGAACAAATGGCAGTAATGGGGAACGCAGAAGAGCCATCAGTTGTTGCTAGCCGTATGAGACTAGTATTTAGCACCCTTGAGGTCCGTTTTCTGTGTTTTGATTTCCTGAAAATATTTGAGAATTATTCTTGGCTATTTCTTGGGTGGTGGTGGTTGATTCGAAATACAAtcgatttcaaaaaaaaaaaaaaaagagtattgAAATGAGCTTTTCATGCAGGTCGTGAGTCCACAATGGCCAAGAGTATAATATGGTGATGGCGCATCCAACATCAACATCTCACTTCGTCGCTCTTCCCTTCATTCACACGAAACACAGGACATGATTTATGCCTAGAATATCAATTAATTTGTGCCCCGTGTAATACAGAATTCGTTAACTATGTATGCATCTCTGAAAATGTATATTAATGCATGGCAGAAATTAGTATACAATTATACTCTTCAAATAACTCACGTCTCTGGATCCTAGTACTACACAATCCAAAACTAGTGCCGAAACATCAATCAGCAAAAAAATGAACAGAGATTACAAATTTGATCACAGAGTTGTAAAAGTAACAAGCGAAAAACCATTTTTGAGCACTTTCATAGCCCGCCAATGGACAGCCGCAGCAGTTTCTGATGTTCCCATCTGGAATACAAAGATAGCAATAAGAATATACATGGTAATAAACAAGAGAACCTAAAATTAAGAGAGATCAATGTCCGGCCAAGAGGACGCATATAATAAAAACAAGAATTAAGGTTGATTGTGGAGTGTCATTGTTTCATCCAATAATTTGATGCACCGACAGTAGATAAAGGTTAGCTCCCAAGGGTTAAGATTGGAAAATGACTTCACAGACCACCAAATAAAGAGGTTATCATTTTTTACCTTCAACTCCATGGAATGATAGTCTTGCCACAGGCTTGTGTCTTGGTGGTAAGTTGTAAGTGCAGATTCATACAATTTCCGAGCATTTGAAAGACCTGCTTTGTCCCCAGCAGATGCAAGATTCATTTCTAGCTCAATACATTTTCTGTATATGGCAAGTCCGGGATGCGGTAGGGCAAGAAATCTGCAGTCCAGAAAAAGGATAAAAGATCATATGCATCAGTGCAAAAGTTTATCACGGGTAGGTCAACATATGAAATACTTATGACGCATGCATACATATATGTACCCACCGCTTATACATAAGTCGCGAGCTATCAACTCCATCCCTTTGAAGAATATAATTTACAATTATTGATGAGAGAGAAAACCCAAAATCATTTCCGCCATATTTGGCCAATGAAAGCACTGCAGTATCCACAAGCTTGTCAAAATAGTGTCTCTGGTTTGCAAAATATTTTAGTCCCTGCAAATCACCAAAGGAAAACCTAGTTACCAAGTCGAGAAATCCCTTTTTCTTCCTCACAGTTTTACCAAGCATACAAATCACCATCACGGCAGACTGTAAAATCGGAGGAGGTTCAAGAAACTACTCCGCAACAATCAATTGGCAGTATTACTAGCTTGCTTAAAATGCAAAAAGGACATTAGTTTGAGACAAAGAGTCAGCACATAAATAGATAAGAGTTTAGTGCAGTgcttgtaatttcacagaaggAATAAGGTATCAAGATTTCTGCATACCATAAGCCAGATGTTTTCTGCTTCTAAAATGCTAACTTTTATCAAAACATTGTTGAGGAGTTCAAAGATATAAGGTTGATCAGCCTTGTTAGGAGAGAGAGTCACGCCCTGAATATGTCTCATTTCTATGGACAGACGCCAGGTCCATAAATGCACCGCATTTGAAAATTTTCCGGAGCAAAGTCTTTCAACCAGCCTTTTAGCTTCATCCAATTTTCTCAGCTGCAATAAGAACGAAACATGCAGGCAAGCAAGATCTTCTGTCATGCAGCAAAGGTTCTCAGCCTTCTCAAATACTGTTTCAAGATGTGAAACAACTTTAATCGCATGACCATGCTTGGTCAAGAAAGCGTTTGTTTCTCCATCGCCCCCTTCATCACTAGCTGCATCCATGAGGAATTTTACATAAACATTGAACATTGAAGCTGATGGTAGAAATTTCAAACCCTCCTCGTAAACCTAGAAATACCACACACATGAAAGGTGAGTCTCAAATGCAACTTCATACCACAAGTTCATAATGTCCACTGTatcaaacaaaaaaacaaatcaGTTAACAGTACAACaataaacagatttgatttgtacttcATTTCAACCATACCATTATTCTGTGAATTGGGGGCCTAGTGCCATGTGGGAACTATTATCTACGAGCCTTGCATCATAATAAGGCATTTGAAGTCTAAAAGTACAAATTCAACATTGAATCTGTCAATAAAATCTTCTGTGGCATGAAGATTGCTGGTTGATTATTTGCCAGTGGCAGCTTGGCGTACATGGTACTTTGAAACCAGCTGCCAAGAAAAATTTCACAATTGGCCAACAAGTATTAATACCTGGCTGTTATGATACTTTGGAACAACTACACGAATTGAGTACATCTAATCATTTTAGGACGCCCTAATCAAATAGTTTCAGTTCAAACCTATCAAATTTTTACAGTATGCTTGGTTGGCCAGGAATCTAATCCGTGAggagaattttttaaaaataaataattatgaaaGAAAAGGAAAATAATCATAGCACTTGATAGATTATATTCACGTGTATATTCTAACAAAATGTTGATTCTAAgaaacaatctttatttaatacgataaatatttcaaaattaataaGTATGGCCTCAAAATAAATTATCTAAAATTTAGAACAAGAATGATGACAAACTTTTCAATATGTCATCCATAACACGTCTCAAAGCAATTAAGTCTTGGAAAAAACAAAGACAAGAAATAATGTTTTAATCTTGCAATATAACTACCTACTATAGATATTGAAACTAAcaaaagataaatataaaacgCATCCACGGTGGCAGCTGTTGGAGACCCTGTGGATCCAAAGCCTAATCCTGGTCACTAATTGCAGAAAGTCCAATGGGATAATATATGAAGTGTACGCATAgacatattaaataatcatgGAGAAAGGGTCCTTTCTATGGGACGAAACCCTCTACTACACTTGGTGCTCCAAACCGTGCTACACTATACTCGAACAATCTAAGTTtgcacaaattttaaaaaactaaaagcacaaaatattatatataaacacaATTCAATACTGACAAATATCTCaagtaatttatttattttttttaagaaaatataaataaaatattatgtctgtgatttattatattttgcttataaaaattcatgcaaatGGGATTTGTTTGAGCATACGGTAGCACGGATTGAAGTACTAAATGTAGCAAAGGATTTTGTTCCCCCCTTTACAATGCATTAATTTGAATCAAGGGAAGTTACTAATGGATTGCTGTATTCACATCCCTTGGATAGGAGAGAGGAATGATCAACTAAGATGTTAAGATTCACATTATGCATACCACATAAACATATTAGTTCATTGTCAAAAACCTCTTAACTCGAGATCAAATTTCCATCTAAGTTGTTGGCACAAAATAATGCATGGTAAAGGGAATTACGATATTAAACTGGTCAACCTGGGTCGCCTTTCCCAACTGTTCAGGATTTATTCCTTTGATGTCACCTATTTCAACCCTTGCAAGCCAATCCCAGTACTGCGGATCTTTTGCAAATTCCTTTTTCATGTCATCGAGTATTTTCTTTCGTGTATCATCTGAAAGAGGCAGATCTATGGCTTCTAGTATCTCTAGTAACCGAGTTCTGAGACTGAAAGCTGTTGGCAGAGCGAGGATTGCAGCACTATAAACAGTTTGTAGAATGTTCAATCCATGCTCCCTAAACAAATCAACCTTCCCCATAGATTCACGCTCTTGGagatcaaacattttatcatctTCCCCTGGCTCATTCAAAGCCATAAACAATTCCTTGTTATCATCTCTCCACTGTCTCTCATCAACACCTCTCTGATCACGAGTCAGGGTCCCCTAATCCTCTCCTAATGCAACCTTTCGGGCTTTTAACTTGTTCAGATATGTGAGTTCCATACGAATGTACTCTATCCACAAGTCCTCTGAAGTAGGGCATGCTCTCAAACCATTTTGCATTAGAGAACGAGCAGCTGCAACATTCAGATTCTGATCGAATTCCCAAGCAGCAGCATATATCCATACACCAGGCACTTT is a window encoding:
- the LOC140815353 gene encoding uncharacterized protein, encoding MSVFHVPGAFSSCHSQLDMNVLQETISYNVIHINSLIHNVSSIVPSRSLYHRKQKICSFSKNFVNQFKIQRFSHQVTSKRWLCRSQDSISPENEYRSSRNIAISLLRRYRSFVERGGGDNLKEFIIAGVNSYALGCTDEGLRKELTDMKESGVEIEAMQAYGGSTSLKYKIISQEIDECILWLGIVFITILCTPQPTVVRWSSTPSVSDKMLLQWKGFCAIIANAYYMRGMAWLPVKTLQLEQMAVMGNAEEPSVVASRMRLVFSTLEVVSPQWPRV
- the LOC140815349 gene encoding LOW QUALITY PROTEIN: uncharacterized protein (The sequence of the model RefSeq protein was modified relative to this genomic sequence to represent the inferred CDS: substituted 1 base at 1 genomic stop codon) yields the protein MADVVQFKLERMLDELDDLERRGLFSRRELAEIVKRRRKFEYRLKRPSPLKQDFLAYIDYEKNLESLRLLRKKSFSNNSGGKKSKKSVSDYAGVSRILETYRLATNRFKGDIELWFQYLEFCRARGNGRMKKALAQLVRFHPKVPGVWIYAAAWEFDQNLNVAAARSLMQNGLRACPTSEDLWIEYIRMELTYLNKLKARKVALGEDXGTLTRDQRGVDERQWRDDNKELFMALNEPGEDDKMFDLQERESMGKVDLFREHGLNILQTVYSAAILALPTAFSLRTRLLEILEAIDLPLSDDTRKKILDDMKKEFAKDPQYWDWLARVEIGDIKGINPEQLGKATQVYEEGLKFLPSASMFNVYVKFLMDAASDEGGDGETNAFLTKHGHAIKVVSHLETVFEKAENLCCMTEDLACLHVSFLLQLRKLDEAKRLVERLCSGKFSNAVHLWTWRLSIEMRHIQGVTLSPNKADQPYIFELLNNVLIKVSILEAENIWLMGLKYFANQRHYFDKLVDTAVLSLAKYGGNDFGFSLSSIIVNYILQRDGVDSSRLMYKRFLALPHPGLAIYRKCIELEMNLASAGDKAGLSNARKLYESALTTYHQDTSLWQDYHSMELKMGTSETAAAVHWRAMKVLKNGFSLVTFTTL